A window from Planktothrix tepida PCC 9214 encodes these proteins:
- a CDS encoding type II toxin-antitoxin system VapC family toxin has product MFLLDTNHCSYAILGNTQVLDRLANLADESIATCTIVKGELIDMAARSQQRQANLALVQRFLIGLYIYPIDETTAEIYGNLKAAVFDRYAPQERSQRRRTNITQLGIGENDLWIVAVTLQHQLTLVTTDKDFQRIQAVQPFDLESWI; this is encoded by the coding sequence ATGTTTCTGCTCGACACAAATCACTGTAGTTACGCTATACTCGGCAACACTCAAGTGCTTGATCGCCTTGCCAATCTTGCGGATGAGTCAATCGCAACTTGCACAATTGTCAAGGGTGAATTGATTGACATGGCGGCTCGATCTCAACAACGACAGGCTAATCTTGCCCTAGTTCAACGTTTCTTGATTGGACTATACATCTACCCCATCGACGAAACCACCGCCGAAATTTACGGCAACCTCAAAGCAGCAGTCTTTGATCGCTATGCCCCACAAGAGCGATCCCAACGCCGTAGAACCAACATAACTCAATTAGGCATCGGTGAAAATGATTTGTGGATTGTCGCTGTTACACTTCAACATCAACTTACTCTAGTAACAACTGATAAAGACTTTCAGCGTATCCAAGCAGTACAGCCATTCGACTTGGAATCTTGGATCTGA
- a CDS encoding type II toxin-antitoxin system RelE family toxin, giving the protein MILEVQYRQAFLKDLKQLKSSTSYQRIYEVAFTTLAAINTLEEISDIKAMKGYSCRYRIRIGDYRIGIEVNGDVIEVMRVLHRREFYRYFP; this is encoded by the coding sequence ATGATTTTGGAAGTTCAATACCGTCAGGCTTTTCTAAAAGACTTGAAGCAACTTAAGAGTTCGACATCATACCAACGCATCTATGAAGTTGCGTTTACAACTCTAGCAGCTATCAACACTTTGGAGGAAATTTCTGACATTAAAGCCATGAAAGGTTACAGTTGTCGCTATCGTATCCGTATCGGCGATTACCGTATTGGAATAGAGGTTAATGGTGATGTTATAGAAGTGATGCGGGTTCTACATCGTCGAGAATTTTATCGTTATTTTCCGTAA